Proteins encoded by one window of Cannabis sativa cultivar Pink pepper isolate KNU-18-1 chromosome 4, ASM2916894v1, whole genome shotgun sequence:
- the LOC115711941 gene encoding uncharacterized protein LOC115711941 encodes MDPRHTGDVFKHLEKQSELLMEAYRSMSHELHKLQVEEEMLMRKFYEIMSAHGKTKQIEGGSNASDDRKVGDNLP; translated from the exons ATGGACCCAAGGCACACAGGAGATGTTTTCAA GCATTTGGAAAAGCAAAGTGAACTCTTAATGGAAGCCTATAGATCAATGTCACATGAACTACATAAACTTCAG GTAGAGGAAGAAATGTTGATGCGGAAGTTCTACGAGATAATGTCTGCTCATGGAAAAACTAAACAG ATTGAAGGTGGTAGTAATGCTTCAGATGACAGAAAAGTTGGAGACAATCTGCCTTAG